One segment of Drosophila mauritiana strain mau12 chromosome 3R, ASM438214v1, whole genome shotgun sequence DNA contains the following:
- the LOC117144798 gene encoding uncharacterized protein LOC117144798 isoform X2, whose protein sequence is MLIKLILALVIGYGGIFAPGSAQNLLDRLRPVNMTRFDDGIKVVSGTKVKRYERLTVPLGGPVGIPGAAGLLGPLLPPQPAYLGYTYLVPQWQAGAKLVGDGEGAGVAGMISFVQLPYNSDIKVTINVTGLPAGKHALHIHTFGDLSDGCKSTGGQFPNNFLGNVDTKDDGSISAVFQSIYLQLFGINGIVGRSIVIHSKAIDLNTALNAEVFSSSLQAMPNPLAYQNEENSLGAAIACGVISIMSTAASSSGMATAAPAAPAMENPEI, encoded by the exons ATGCTTATTAAACTGATACTGGCGTTGGTAATTGGCTATGGCGGCATTTTTGCGCCTGGCAGTGCACAAAATCTGTTGGATCGACTGCGTCCGGTGAATATGACCCGCTTCGATGATGGCATTAAGGTGGTTTCCGGCACCAAAGTGAAGCGCTACGAGCGCCTGACGGTTCCGCTGGGTGGTCCTGTGGGCATTCCAGGAGCGGCTGGCCTTTTGGGACCTCTGCTGCCTCCTCAACCGGCTTATTTGGGATACACCTAT TTGGTGCCTCAATGGCAGGCGGGTGCCAAACTGGTGGGCGATGGCGAAGGAGCGGGCGTGGCCGGAATGATATCCTTTGTGCAGCTGCCCTACAACTCGGATATTAAGGTGACGATCAATGTGACTGGATTGCCAGCCGGCAAACATGCCCTGCATATTCACACCTTTGGCGATCTCAGCGATGGTTGCAAGTCCACAGGTGGCCAGTTTCCCAATAACTTT CTCGGTAATGTGGACACCAAGGATGATGGCAGCATCTCGGCGGTCTTTCAGAGCATTTACCTGCAATTGTTCGGCATCAATGGGATCGTTGGGCGTTCCATAGTGATACACAGCAAGGCAATCGATCTGAATACTGCCCTAAATGCAGAGGTATTTTCCTCCTCCCTGCAAGCCATGCCAAATCCCCTGGCCTATCAGAACGAGGAGAATTCGCTGGGTGCAGCCATCGCCTGTGGGGTTATAAGTATTATGAGCACAGCCGCCAGTTCATCAGGAATGGCAACGGCTGCACCAGCAGCACCGGCAATGGAAAATCCAGAGATTTAA
- the LOC117144715 gene encoding lipase 3 gives MNRFTGSLLVLVALAVGVYSAAIDGPIDFYKLYDNPEAHISLKSKATTADRTAAHGYPSEHHHIVTEDGYILGVFRIPYSHKLQNQNEKRPIVLLQHGLTSCSDAWILQGPNDGLPYLLADAGFDVWMGNARGTSYSRNHTTLSPDHPHFWKFSWHEIGIYDITAIIDYALRTENGQGQDAIHYVGHSQGTTVYFALMSWIPAYNYKIKTAHMFAPVAIMKNLSSRLVRSVGPYLGHRNTYSVLFGSQEFVPHNEFLMAIFFNICQPDFMLRPVCESAVEKLYAGGRVNMTAMPEGMATHPAGCSTDQMLHYLQEQQSGYFRLFDHGTKKNLEVYGTQEPPEYPVELINSLVHMWYADSDDLAAVEDVEQIAKRLPNKVMHHMADPEWNHGDFALNWEVRKYVNEPVIAIMKEFESKNNGT, from the exons ATGAACCGATTCACGGGAAGTTTACTTGTCCTGGTTGCTCTTGCCGTGGGAGTTTACTCCGCGGCCATAGATGGACCGATTGATTTCTACAAGCTGTATGACAATCCCGAGGCTCACATTAGCCTCAAGAGTAAGGCAACGACG GCTGACCGCACTGCCGCTCACGGATATCCTTCGGAGCACCATCACATAGTTACCGAAGATGGTTACATTCTGGGAGTTTTCCGAATTCCCTACTCCCACAAATTGCAGAACCAGAATGAAAAGCGACCCATTGTCCTTCTTCAGCATGGACTGACGAGCTGTTCGGATGCCTGGATTTTGCAAGGACCCAATGATGGTCTGCCATATTTGCTGGCGGATGCGGGATTCGATGTTTGGATGGGCAATGCTCGTGGAACTTCCTATTCGAGAAACCACACGACGCTCTCCCCGGATCATCCACATTTCTGGAAATTCAGTTGGCATGAGATCGGCATCTACGATATAACCGCCATTATTGACTACGCCCTTAGAACGGAGAACGGTCAGGGACAGGATGCCATCCATTATGTTGGACATTCGCAGGGTACTACGGTGTATTTTGCACTAATGTCATGGATTCCCGCATACAATTATAAGATCAAAACCGCTCACATGTTTGCCCCGGTGGCTATAATGAAGAACTTGTCCAGCAGATTGGTGCGTTCCGTGGGTCCATATTTGGGTCATAGGAACACATATTCAGTGCTTTTTGGCTCACAGGAGTTTGTGCCTCATAATGAGTTCCTCATGgccatattctttaatatctGCCAACCGGACTTCATGTTGCGTCCAGTGTGTGAAAGTGCCGTGGAGAAACTTTACGCCGGAGGTCGTGTGAATATG ACTGCTATGCCGGAAGGTATGGCGACCCATCCTGCAGGCTGTTCCACCGACCAGATGTTGCACTACCTACAGGAACAGCAATCGGGTTACTTCCGTCTATTTGATCATGGCACCAAGAAGAATCTAGAAGTCTACGGAACTCAGGAACCCCCAGAGTATCCTGTCGAGTTGATCAATTCCTTGGTGCACATGTGGTATGCCGATAGTGACGATCTCGCCGCTGTGGAGGATGTCGAGCAAATAGCCAAAAGATTGCCCAATAAGGTGATGCACCACATGGCGGATCCGGAGTGGAATCATGGAGACTTCGCATTGAACTGGGAAGTTCGTAAATATGTCAACGAGCCAGTAATTGCAATCATGAAGGAATTCGAGTCCAAAAACAATGGCACGTGA
- the LOC117144798 gene encoding uncharacterized protein LOC117144798 isoform X1, giving the protein MLIKLILALVIGYGGIFAPGSAQNLLDRLRPVNMTRFDDGIKVVSGTKVKRYERLTVPLGGPVGIPGAAGLLGPLLPPQPAYLGYTYQLVPQWQAGAKLVGDGEGAGVAGMISFVQLPYNSDIKVTINVTGLPAGKHALHIHTFGDLSDGCKSTGGQFPNNFLGNVDTKDDGSISAVFQSIYLQLFGINGIVGRSIVIHSKAIDLNTALNAEVFSSSLQAMPNPLAYQNEENSLGAAIACGVISIMSTAASSSGMATAAPAAPAMENPEI; this is encoded by the exons ATGCTTATTAAACTGATACTGGCGTTGGTAATTGGCTATGGCGGCATTTTTGCGCCTGGCAGTGCACAAAATCTGTTGGATCGACTGCGTCCGGTGAATATGACCCGCTTCGATGATGGCATTAAGGTGGTTTCCGGCACCAAAGTGAAGCGCTACGAGCGCCTGACGGTTCCGCTGGGTGGTCCTGTGGGCATTCCAGGAGCGGCTGGCCTTTTGGGACCTCTGCTGCCTCCTCAACCGGCTTATTTGGGATACACCTAT CAGTTGGTGCCTCAATGGCAGGCGGGTGCCAAACTGGTGGGCGATGGCGAAGGAGCGGGCGTGGCCGGAATGATATCCTTTGTGCAGCTGCCCTACAACTCGGATATTAAGGTGACGATCAATGTGACTGGATTGCCAGCCGGCAAACATGCCCTGCATATTCACACCTTTGGCGATCTCAGCGATGGTTGCAAGTCCACAGGTGGCCAGTTTCCCAATAACTTT CTCGGTAATGTGGACACCAAGGATGATGGCAGCATCTCGGCGGTCTTTCAGAGCATTTACCTGCAATTGTTCGGCATCAATGGGATCGTTGGGCGTTCCATAGTGATACACAGCAAGGCAATCGATCTGAATACTGCCCTAAATGCAGAGGTATTTTCCTCCTCCCTGCAAGCCATGCCAAATCCCCTGGCCTATCAGAACGAGGAGAATTCGCTGGGTGCAGCCATCGCCTGTGGGGTTATAAGTATTATGAGCACAGCCGCCAGTTCATCAGGAATGGCAACGGCTGCACCAGCAGCACCGGCAATGGAAAATCCAGAGATTTAA
- the LOC117144323 gene encoding laccase-3, translating to MGQNFLRRLPANRVASCPWRFAMSKRESKSFASLVLIVLLLFGLSQARCESSKDDFPQAKFEWPSFAWMRNKTTKVTPALDLKNDYSQMELANFGDFDRHPCRRVCQQGQSQNCYYQLVVHNYRRLGPECQRCQFDERACASEHCIYGDGVANPVMAVNRMVPGPSIELCENDTVVVDVLNYLSEPTTMHWHGVHMHRTPEMDGAPYITQYPLQPGEVQRYEFQVDRSGSLWYHSHVGWQRGFGVAGALVVRQTRQENQHSQLYDYDLVEHTLMIQDIFYEYNLQDVRNILVNGKGRNHLSQLPDNDNRHRYERLRVTPGYRYRMRVILNGIANCPVEFSIEQHRLLMISTDGNDIEPVLADGFFLTSAERFDFVLEANQYKKNYWIRIKGYEQCENRNIYQGAVLSYRGSARSELPQGDILDKPSSRAAEEDLILVNDFRFKPANSTAISSLRQSLDKDNNVGTVALRSVDPVPWSRYTKFLTHYSSFGSRTAPNGEILFQISDISYNSPGISLLQGRHLYQDDGYFCNKSSLAAEGRNCERELCECVNVMRLPAYRPLEMVVANYLDTTHPFHIHGFTFRLVGQGVLGNLNDLRNIQELDRRGRLPRLSDDSAAVAKDTVQIPGQGYIIVRFISNNPGFWLYHCHVEAHAVQGMVAVLKIGEDHQMKTIPARVRC from the exons ATGGGCCAAAACTTTCTTCGTCGGCTGCCCGCGAATCGAGTGGCCAGTTGCCCGTGGCGGTTCGCGATGTCCAAACGCGAAAGTAAAAGTTTTGCCAGCCTGGTGCTGATAGTACTACTGCTTTTCGGTTTAAGCCAGGCTCGATGTGAGTCCTCCAAGGACGATTTCCCGCAGGCCAAGTTCGAATGGCCCTCGTTTGCCTGGATGCGAAATAAAACCACAAAGGTTACGCCCGCGTTGGATCTGAAGAACGACTACAGCCAAATGGAGTTGGCCAACTTTGGTGACTTTGATCGTCATCCCTGCAGAAGAGTTTGCCAGCAGGGTCAATCGCAGAACTGCTACTACCAACTGGTTGTGCACAATTACCGGCGACTTGGACCGGAGTGCCAGAGATGCCAGTTCGATGAGCGGGCTTGTGCCTCGGAGCATTGTATTTATGGCGATGGAGTGGCAAATCCAGTGATGGCTGTTAATCGCATGGTTCCAGGACCATCCATAGAGCTATGCGAAAACGATACTGTCGTCGTGGATGTGTTAAACTATCTAAGTGAGCCAACAACGATGCACTGGCATGGAGTGCATATGCATAGAACTCCCGAAATGGATGGAGCACCCTATATTACCCAGTATCCTTTGCAGCCCGGTGAGGTTCAGCGCTACGAATTCCAGGTGGATCGAAGTGGTTCGTTGTGGTACCACAGCCATGTGGGTTGGCAGCGGGGATTCGGAGTGGCTGGTGCCTTGGTAGTGCGCCAAACGCGTCAGGAAAATCAGCACTCGCAGCTTTACGACTACGATCTAGTTGAGCACACCCTTATGATCCAGGATATCTTTTACGAATACAACCTGCAGGATGTGCGGAATATTCTGGTGAACGGAAAGGGTCGCAATCATCTTAGCCAACTGCCCGACAATGATAACCGTCATCGGTATGAACGACTTCGAGTTACTCCAGGCTATCGCTATAGGATGCGAGTTATCCTGAACGGAATAGCCAATTGTCCTGTGGAGTTCTCCATTGAACAGCACAGGCTCTTGATGATCAGCACCGATGGTAATGATATTGAACCCGTGCTGGCAGATGGCTTCTTCTTGACCTCCGCGGAGcgttttgattttgttttggaaGCTAATCAGTACAAGAAAAACTATTGGATCAGGATCAAAGGCTATGAGCAGTGTGAGAATCGAAATATTTATCAAGGAGCTGTGCTCAGTTACCGCGGATCTGCTCGCTCTGAGTTGCCACAAGGTGATATTCTGGATAAGCCAAGTAGCAGGGCTGCAGAGGAGGATCTAATCTTGGTCAATGACTTCCGATTTAAGCCCGCAAATTCCACAGCCATATCTTCACTTCGCCAATCCTTAGATAAGGATAACAATGTTGGTACCGTGGCCTTACGATCCGTGGATCCTGTGCCCTGGAGTCGTTACACCAAGTTCCTGACTCATTACTCCAGTTTTGGTTCGAGAACAGCGCCAAACGGGGAGATACTCTTTCAAATCAGTGATATTTCGTACAATTCGCCGGGAATATCACTGCTGCAGGGCAGGCATCTCTACCAGGATGATGGATACTTCTGCAACAAGAGCTCCCTGGCCGCAGAAGGACGAAATTGTGAGCGTGAGCTTTGCGAGTGTGTTAATGTGATGAGGCTTCCGGCCTATCGTCCTCTGGAGATGGTTGTAGCCAATTATTTGGACACCACACATCCCTTCCACATACACGGCTTTACATTCCGTTTGGTGGGCCAAGGAGTGCTGGGTAATCTCAACGATCTGCGCAAT ATTCAGGAGCTGGATCGCAGAGGACGTCTTCCTCGTTTATCGGATGACAGCGCTGCCGTGGCCAAGGATACTGTGCAAATTCCTGGACAGGGATACATAATAGTTCGATTCATCTCAAACAATCCTGGATTTTGGCTATATCATTGCCATGTTGAGGCACACGCCGTCCAAGGAATGGTGGCGGTGCTGAAGATCGGTGAGGATCACCAGATGAAAACCATTCCGGCACGTGTGCGCTGttga
- the LOC117144622 gene encoding lipase 3 codes for MYRSHIAVFCALVGIFLGPVVQSAPFSNDPAEVSNFYELFNNPDAHLSLINGPDTIHFIEEHGYPAERHYVTTEDGYIISLFRIPYSHNLQNQEEKRPIAFIQHGLFASSDFWPSLGPDDGLPFLLSDAGYDVWLGNARGNRYSKNHTSRLTSHPDFWRFSWHEIGYFDIAAAIDYTLSTENGQDQEGIHYIGHSQGTTVMFVLLSSRPEYNDKIKTAHMLAPVAFMDHMDDVMVNTLSPYLGFTNIYSTLFCSQEFLPHNDFVLALMYSVCRPESIVYRFCSNSNETNTDSGRTNSTASSLTYGVMPAGVSTDQILHYMQEHQSGHFRQFDFGTKKNKKTYGTDAPEDYPTELITTEMHLWYSDNDEMSAVEDVLRVAKTLPNKVMHHMEDPLWDHMDFALNWEVRQYINDPIIAILNEYEGK; via the exons ATGTATAGATCACACATCGCTGTCTTTTGTGCCTTAGTGGGCATATTCCTGGGGCCAGTTGTCCAGTCTGCTCCTTTTTCCAATGATCCTGCAGAGGTCTCCAATTTTTATGAATTGTTCAATAACCCCGATGCGCACTTATCCTTGATAAATGGTCCCGACACG ATTCATTTCATCGAGGAACATGGTTATCCAGCTGAGCGACACTATGTGACCACTGAAGATGGCTACATTATCAGCCTCTTCCGAATTCCATACTCGCACAATCTCCAGAACCAGGAAGAAAAGAGACCCATTGCTTTCATACAACACGGTCTTTTTGCCAGCTCCGACTTTTGGCCAAGCTTGGGACCGGATGATGGCCTTCCTTTCCTGCTCTCCGACGCTGGATATGATGTTTGGCTGGGCAATGCTCGTGGAAACAGATACTCGAAAAACCATACATCTCGCCTGACAAGTCATCCGGACTTCTGGCGCTTCAGTTGGCACGAGATTGGATACTTTGATATTGCCGCAGCTATTGACTATACCCTGTCCACGGAAAACGGACAGGATCAGGAGGGTATCCACTACATAGGACACTCTCAGGGCACCACGGTTATGTTTGTGCTGCTGTCTTCAAGACCGGAATATAACGACAAGATCAAGACGGCTCACATGCTGGCTCCTGTGGCCTTTATGGATCACATGGACGATGTTATGGTCAACACCTTGTCTCCTTACCTGGGATTTACCAATATCTACTCGACCCTCTTCTGTTCCCAAGAATTCTTGCCCCACAACGATTTCGTCCTGGCTCTGATGTACAGTGTTTGTCGTCCGGAGTCGATTGTTTACAGATTTTGCAGCAACAGTAATGAAACAAATACTGACTCAGGAAGAACTAATTCG ACTGCCTCTTCGTTGACTTATGGAGTGATGCCTGCTGGCGTTTCCACGGATCAAATTCTGCACTACATGCAGGAGCATCAATCGGGACATTTTCGGCAGTTCGATTTCGGCACCAAAAAGAATAAGAAGACCTATGGAACGGATGCCCCAGAGGATTATCCAACTGAGCTAATAACGACTGAGATGCACCTGTGGTACTCGGACAACGATGAGATGTCCGCAGTTGAGGATGTCCTGAGGGTGGCGAAAACGCTGCCCAACAAGGTGATGCACCATATGGAGGATCCACTATGGGATCATATGGACTTTGCTCTTAACTGGGAGGTGCGCCAATATATCAATGATCCGATTATAGCCATTCTAAACGAGTACGAGGGGAAGTGA